From a single Vitis vinifera cultivar Pinot Noir 40024 chromosome 18, ASM3070453v1 genomic region:
- the LOC132253133 gene encoding ferritin-2, chloroplastic-like, with amino-acid sequence MAGLLLSGLTLSHGLEVKMDCLLVSICPPVPFTHLKFSSPYETTINEQISVECNVCNAYPTRYAYYVEIILLSRLLLNFARNLVQRKESNAEKLMKYQNIHAGKVKLRVVMRLLSGLDNDEKEDALHVVLHVKYLLAC; translated from the coding sequence ATGGCTGGGCTGCTCTTAAGTGGGTTAACTCTAAGCCATGGCTTAGAAGTGAAGATGGACTGTCTCCTCGTCTCAATTTGTCCTCCAGTTCCTTTCACCCATCTGAAGTTCTCTAGTCCATATGAAACAACCATCAATGAACAGATCAGCGTGGAATGCAATGTCTGCAATGCCTACCCTACTCGGTATGCCTATTATGTGGAGATAATATTGCTCTCGAGGCTTTTACTGAATTTTGCAAGGAATCTAGTACAAAGGAAAGAGAGCAATGCTGAGAAATTGATGAAATACCAGAATATACACGCAGGAAAAGTGAAGTTACGGGTCGTAATGAGGCTACTGTCAGGACTTGATAATGATGAAAAAGAGGATGCATTGCATGTAGTTTTACATGTAAAATACCTGTTAGCGTGCTGA